Proteins found in one Nocardia brasiliensis ATCC 700358 genomic segment:
- a CDS encoding TetR/AcrR family transcriptional regulator: MPDQPSAPRRGRPPEPGLAQRRRQQIIESAYAVFVARGYEATTISDVAAHAGIGQGTVYRYFESKREILDHVVDFGIAKFVDRVQPRTLLKRPASAPELLAELRSAIGRWYEMLDQEPDFVRLFLVEASAIDKELSDRLLGLELLVSTFVAHELRLGMAAGWIRADLDPEVTAHIVLTLGVPGVLQEMRGENSAAERERATNGVLTLLEKALRPRDPAGPGR, from the coding sequence CGGTCGGCCACCGGAACCGGGCCTGGCGCAGCGGCGCAGGCAGCAGATCATCGAATCGGCCTATGCCGTGTTCGTCGCGCGTGGTTATGAGGCCACCACGATTTCCGATGTCGCCGCGCATGCGGGCATCGGCCAGGGCACGGTGTACCGGTATTTCGAGAGCAAACGCGAAATACTCGACCACGTAGTCGATTTCGGCATCGCGAAATTCGTCGACCGGGTGCAGCCGCGCACCCTCCTGAAGCGTCCGGCCTCGGCGCCGGAATTGCTCGCCGAGCTCCGGTCCGCGATCGGCCGCTGGTACGAGATGCTGGATCAGGAACCGGATTTCGTGCGGCTGTTCCTGGTCGAGGCCAGTGCGATCGACAAGGAACTCAGCGATCGGCTCCTCGGCCTGGAGCTGCTGGTCAGCACGTTCGTGGCACACGAACTGCGGCTCGGGATGGCGGCGGGCTGGATTCGCGCGGACCTCGACCCGGAGGTGACGGCGCACATCGTGCTGACCTTGGGGGTGCCCGGCGTGTTACAGGAGATGCGGGGTGAGAACAGCGCGGCCGAGCGGGAACGCGCTACCAACGGCGTGCTGACCCTGCTCGAAAAGGCTTTGCGGCCACGCGATCCCGCCGGACCGGGGCGATGA
- a CDS encoding TetR/AcrR family transcriptional regulator has translation MNAADRGAKRRAELVLAAHELFVDKGYRSVVVADIAARAGAGHGTFYNYFDNKRDILDAVIDHYFALIRERVFGRAIAGRRPKTLDEFCDVIATIVDHCYELVADEPGLVNFILLEAATIDERVAERSIRNLRVYGDEATTRIQRGMELGYIDPALDPRLTGEALLSALLAALLSAIRDGADGLDRTRVRAQLVAFVYATLAP, from the coding sequence ATGAACGCCGCGGACCGGGGCGCCAAGCGCCGCGCCGAGCTGGTGCTCGCGGCACACGAACTGTTCGTGGACAAGGGATACCGCTCGGTCGTCGTCGCCGATATCGCGGCCAGGGCGGGAGCCGGTCACGGCACGTTCTACAACTATTTCGACAACAAACGCGACATCCTCGACGCGGTCATCGACCACTATTTCGCCCTGATCCGGGAACGGGTGTTCGGACGGGCCATCGCGGGCCGGCGCCCGAAGACCCTCGACGAGTTCTGCGACGTGATCGCCACCATCGTGGACCACTGCTACGAATTGGTCGCGGACGAACCGGGTTTGGTGAATTTCATTCTGCTGGAGGCCGCCACGATCGACGAGCGGGTGGCCGAACGGTCGATCCGGAACCTGCGCGTCTACGGCGACGAAGCCACCACCCGGATCCAGCGCGGCATGGAACTCGGCTACATCGATCCCGCGCTGGATCCGCGCCTGACCGGGGAGGCCTTGCTCTCCGCACTGCTGGCCGCTCTGCTGTCCGCGATCCGGGACGGCGCCGACGGGCTGGACCGGACGCGGGTCCGGGCACAACTCGTCGCGTTCGTATACGCGACTCTAGCGCCCTGA
- the pip gene encoding prolyl aminopeptidase yields the protein MGTTEPGAPVPQPFPLPEPYAHGLLDVGDGNRIYWETSGNPAGKPVLVVHGGPGSGGKRGARRNFDPSAYRIVLFDQRGCGESLPHAADPAVDLSVNTTDHLIADMERLREHLGIEQWLLYGGSWGSTLILAYAERYPARVSEIILVGVTMTRPEETEWLYRGVGRFLPGPWAAFRDALPAAERNGDLVAAYNRLLNHPDPEVRAQAARDWCAWEDAVIAHENLGRPGQYSDKADADLLAFVRICTHYFANDAWLPDGQLLRDAHALAGIPGVLIHGRLDLGSPLYTAWQLAQAWPEAELHVIDDSGHTGSPEMLRAILAAAARFAPSGR from the coding sequence GCCGTTTCCGCTGCCGGAGCCGTACGCGCACGGCCTTCTGGACGTCGGTGACGGCAATCGGATCTACTGGGAGACAAGCGGAAACCCGGCCGGGAAGCCCGTGCTCGTGGTGCACGGCGGGCCCGGCTCGGGCGGCAAGCGCGGCGCGCGCCGGAACTTCGATCCCAGCGCTTATCGGATCGTGCTGTTCGATCAACGCGGTTGCGGCGAAAGCCTGCCGCACGCCGCCGATCCCGCGGTCGACCTGTCCGTCAATACCACCGACCACCTGATCGCCGACATGGAGCGCCTGCGCGAACATCTGGGCATCGAACAGTGGCTGCTGTACGGCGGCTCCTGGGGTTCCACCCTCATCCTCGCCTATGCCGAACGCTATCCCGCGCGGGTCTCCGAGATCATCCTGGTCGGCGTCACGATGACCAGACCGGAAGAGACGGAATGGCTGTACCGCGGTGTCGGCCGCTTCCTGCCGGGCCCGTGGGCGGCGTTCCGGGACGCTCTACCCGCCGCCGAGCGCAACGGAGACCTGGTCGCCGCGTACAACCGTCTGCTGAACCACCCCGATCCCGAGGTACGCGCGCAAGCCGCGCGCGACTGGTGCGCCTGGGAAGACGCCGTCATCGCACACGAAAACCTGGGCCGCCCAGGCCAATACAGCGACAAGGCGGATGCCGATCTGCTGGCCTTCGTGCGGATCTGCACGCACTACTTCGCCAACGACGCCTGGCTCCCGGACGGGCAACTCCTGCGTGACGCGCACGCACTCGCGGGCATCCCCGGCGTATTGATCCACGGACGGCTCGACCTCGGCTCACCCCTGTACACCGCATGGCAATTGGCGCAGGCGTGGCCGGAAGCCGAGCTGCACGTCATCGACGATTCGGGCCACACCGGCAGCCCGGAGATGCTGCGCGCGATCCTGGCTGCGGCTGCCCGGTTCGCTCCGTCAGGGCGCTAG